In Carya illinoinensis cultivar Pawnee chromosome 10, C.illinoinensisPawnee_v1, whole genome shotgun sequence, one DNA window encodes the following:
- the LOC122279727 gene encoding U-box domain-containing protein 8, which translates to MAIQFPDDFKCPISLEIMSDPVILSSGHTFDRSSIQRWLDAGHRSCPVTKLPLPDNPSLIPNHALRSLISNFALVFPPKPQPYPEPQTLISNLTSPSSCLNSKLDSLDQLTKLSKRDSAFRRRITEAGAVSAVLNCAASDYSGLQEKSLSLLLNLSLDDDNKVGLVAEGAISRIVAALQTGSADSRALAATIITSLAVVEVNKATIGAYPYAIRALVFLLRDGKGRGKKEAATALYALCSFPDNRRRAVQCGSVPILIRIADSGLERAVEVLGLLAKSKEGREAMERFDGCVTVLGRVVKNGSSRGIEYAFLTLNSLCCHSEEMCAEARSEGVLDLCMCFVEDDNEKIRRNASSLVQVLSGGHSMR; encoded by the coding sequence ATGGCGATTCAGTTTCCGGACGATTTCAAGTGCCCGATTTCACTCGAGATCATGTCCGACCCGGTTATCCTCTCATCGGGCCACACCTTCGATCGCTCCTCCATCCAACGTTGGCTGGACGCCGGCCACCGCTCCTGCCCAGTTACTAAACTGCCTCTCCCCGATAACCCTTCCCTCATCCCCAACCACGCCCTCCGCAGCCTCATTTCCAACTTTGCCCTCGTCTTCCCACCAAAACCTCAACCCTACCCCGAGCCCCAGACCCTGATCTCCAATCTCACCTCCCCCTCCTCCTGTCTCAACTCAAAGCTCGACTCTCTCGACCAACTCACCAAGCTCTCCAAGCGGGACTCGGCCTTCCGACGGAGAATCACCGAGGCTGGCGCAGTCTCGGCCGTCCTCAACTGCGCCGCCTCCGACTACTCTGGTCTCCAAGAGAAGTCGCTCTCTCTGCTGCTCAATCTCAGCCTCGACGACGATAACAAAGTGGGTCTCGTCGCCGAGGGCGCGATTTCGCGGATAGTTGCCGCTCTGCAAACAGGCTCGGCTGATTCGCGCGCCCTGGCGGCTACAATTATAACAAGTTTAGCTGTTGTGGAGGTGAACAAGGCCACGATTGGAGCATACCCATATGCTATACGAGCCTTGGTTTTTCTTCTTCGTGACGGCAAAGGCCGCGGGAAGAAGGAGGCGGCGACGGCGCTCTACGCCCTATGTTCTTTTCCCGATAACCGGAGACGAGCCGTGCAGTGTGGATCGGTACCGATTTTGATAAGAATTGCGGATTCGGGGCTCGAGAGAGCCGTGGAGGTATTGGGTCTTCTGGCGAAAAGTAAGGAAGGGAGGGAGGCAATGGAGAGGTTCGATGGGTGTGTGACGGTTTTGGGGAGAGTGGTCAAGAATGGGAGCTCGAGAGGGATTGAGTATGCTTTTTTAACGCTGAACTCGCTTTGTTGCCATAGCGAAGAAATGTGCGCGGAGGCGAGGAGCGAAGGGGTTTTGGATCTTTGTATGTGTTTTGTGGAGGATGATAATGAGAAGATTAGGCGAAACGCTTCCAGCTTGGTTCAGGTTCTGAGTGGAGGGCACTCGATGCGGTGA